A portion of the Pseudomonas sp. PSE14 genome contains these proteins:
- a CDS encoding TolC family protein: MPAYALKCLSATIASTVLLAACSQFEPKPYTQDEMRQRVIEDQARMYKEQEPVNGPITFYEASARALKYNLDYRLKLLESALASDLRDVTSHEMLPRVVASAGYAGRNNDSGGTSIGIEDRQVSLRPSTSEERYRTLYSLGLSWSLLDFGVAYYRTQQKNDQMLMAEERREKVAQNVLQDVRNAYWRALGAQRLLPEVDGLLMRTHRALTSAREAEGKGLLPRQDILAYQRALLDSVYMLTVRRQDLEFARAELAALMSLPPNTKMVLADVSEQPLPLVTNNTDQLERLSLEHRPEIMEEWYRKRVDMNDLKIAKAQLWPNISFNYGYEYDSNKYLYNNDWNQTGVQVSMNLLRLLQYPDIKAAEESQEKTDDMRRTALSMAILTQVRVGLLRYQLARQEVEFADESLRVDKSLLDYAQSARGAALGSELELIRAEGRYLLSRYQREAAYSDAQAAWGRLYNSVGFEVMPKEIENHDVKTLAREIQRTLEQQSSTNLLASSGLGSQEGSANAAPAQ; encoded by the coding sequence ATGCCCGCATACGCCCTGAAATGCCTGAGCGCCACGATCGCCAGTACCGTACTGCTGGCCGCCTGCTCGCAGTTCGAGCCCAAGCCCTACACCCAGGACGAGATGCGCCAGCGGGTCATCGAAGACCAGGCGCGGATGTACAAGGAACAGGAGCCGGTGAACGGGCCGATCACCTTCTACGAAGCCTCGGCGCGCGCGTTGAAATACAACCTCGACTATCGCCTCAAGCTGCTGGAAAGCGCGCTGGCCTCCGACCTGCGCGACGTCACCAGTCACGAGATGCTGCCGCGCGTGGTGGCCTCCGCCGGCTACGCCGGGCGCAACAATGACTCAGGCGGCACCTCCATCGGCATCGAGGACCGCCAGGTCAGCTTGCGGCCCTCCACCTCCGAGGAACGCTACCGCACGCTGTACAGCCTCGGCCTGTCGTGGAGCCTGCTGGACTTCGGCGTCGCCTACTACCGCACCCAGCAGAAGAACGACCAGATGCTGATGGCCGAAGAGCGCCGCGAGAAGGTCGCGCAGAACGTCCTGCAGGACGTGCGCAACGCCTACTGGCGCGCCCTGGGCGCCCAGCGCCTGCTGCCGGAAGTGGACGGCCTGCTGATGCGCACCCACCGCGCCCTGACCTCCGCCCGCGAGGCCGAGGGCAAGGGCCTGCTGCCGCGCCAGGATATCCTCGCCTACCAGCGCGCCCTGCTCGACTCGGTGTACATGCTCACCGTGCGCCGCCAGGACCTGGAGTTCGCCCGCGCCGAACTGGCCGCCCTGATGTCGCTGCCGCCCAACACCAAGATGGTGCTCGCCGACGTCAGCGAGCAGCCGCTGCCGCTGGTGACCAACAACACCGACCAGCTGGAGCGCCTGTCCCTGGAGCACCGCCCGGAGATCATGGAAGAGTGGTACCGCAAGCGCGTCGACATGAACGATCTGAAGATCGCCAAGGCGCAGCTGTGGCCCAACATCAGCTTCAACTACGGCTACGAGTACGACTCCAACAAGTACCTCTACAACAACGACTGGAACCAGACCGGCGTCCAGGTTTCGATGAACCTGCTGCGCCTGCTGCAGTACCCGGACATCAAGGCCGCCGAGGAGAGCCAGGAGAAGACCGACGACATGCGCCGCACCGCGCTGTCCATGGCCATCCTCACCCAGGTCCGCGTCGGCCTGCTGCGCTACCAACTGGCGCGCCAGGAGGTGGAATTCGCCGACGAAAGCCTGCGGGTTGACAAGAGCCTGCTCGACTACGCCCAGTCCGCCCGTGGCGCCGCCCTGGGCAGCGAGCTGGAGCTGATCCGCGCCGAAGGCCGCTACCTGCTCTCGCGCTACCAACGGGAGGCCGCCTACTCCGACGCCCAGGCCGCCTGGGGCCGGCTGTACAACTCGGTGGGCTTCGAAGTGATGCCCAAGGAAATCGAGAACCACGACGTGAAGACCCTCGCACGGGAAATCCAGCGCACCCTCGAACAGCAATCCAGCACCAACCTTCTGGCCAGCAGTGGCCTTGGTAGTCAGGAAGGAAGCGCCAATGCCGCACCTGCGCAGTAA